A single genomic interval of Arachis duranensis cultivar V14167 chromosome 7, aradu.V14167.gnm2.J7QH, whole genome shotgun sequence harbors:
- the LOC107496977 gene encoding probable dolichyl pyrophosphate Man9GlcNAc2 alpha-1,3-glucosyltransferase codes for MKGKGTSDTVSVVDGDGNQCCWWWWLVHKGTTTTFLIVGLFALLVRAAVSLHSYSGFANPPKFGDYEAQRHWMEITINLPIQEWYRNSTSNDLSYWGLDYPPLTAYQSFIHGLFLRFVHPESVSLFTSRGHESYLGKLLMRWTVLSSDLLILFPAVLYFVIVRYGQPSRSRKSDIGWHIAMLLLNPCLILIDHGHFQYNCISLGFTIGAVAGVLSGKDLVACVLYCLALNHKQMSAYFAPAFFSHLLGKCLRRKHPLLEVSKLGFYVLGTFAAVWWPYLYSKDSILEVLSRLAPFERGIFEDYVANFWCASSIIFKWKRLFRSESLRILSLTATVITCLPSMIQQIKSPSNRGFLYGLLNCSFAFYLFSFQVHEKSILLPLLPASLLAMEEPFIFKWFMQFAMLSMFPLICRDGLVVPYFALLALFILIFDAPGQQRVKEGNYLYNYLGATTVRLVLFCYFILHIVYLTMNPPEKYPFLFEAIIMNVCFSQFVLVTLGCNIKQWVLNKPTKLEVDKKFI; via the exons ATGAAAGGAAAGGGGACTAGTGACACTGTTAGTGTAGTTGATGGTGATGGAAACCAGTGTTGCTGGTGGTGGTGGCTGGTTCACAAGGGAACAACAACTACATTCCTTATTGTTGGATTGTTTGCGCTTTTGGTTCGCGCCGCAGTGTCCCTCCACTCTTACTCCGGTTTTGCTAACCCTCCGAAATTTGGGGACTATGAGGCACAGAGGCATTGGATGGAGATCACCATCAATCTCCCAATTCAAGAATGGTATAGAAACAGCACCAGCAATGATTTGAGCTACTGGGGCCTTGATTATCCACCACTCACCGCTTACCAGAGTTTCATTCATGGCCTTTTTCTGAGATTTGTGCACCCTGAATCTGTTTCCCTTTTCACCTCCAGAGGTCATGAGTCTTATCTCGG AAAACTACTAATGAGGTGGACAGTGTTATCATCTGATTTGTTGATACTCTTTCCAGCTGTTCTGTACTTTGTTATTGTTCGCTATGGTCAACCTTCAAGGAGTCGTAAAAGTGACATAGGATGGCACATAGCCATGCTTTTGTTAAACCCCTGTTTGATCTTAATTGATCACGGTCACTTTCAG TACAACTGCATCAGCTTGGGCTTTACCATTGGAGCTGTTGCTGGTGTCCTCTCTGGGAAGGATCTTGTAGCATGTGTTTTGTATTGTCTAGCTCTAAATCATAAGCAG ATGAGTGCATATTTTGCCCCTGCTTTTTTCAGCCATCTCCTGGGTAAATGCTTGAGGCGTAAACATCCGCTCCTTGAGGTATCAAAACTGGGGTTTTATGTTTTGGGAACCTTTGCAGCTGTGTGGTGGCCTTATCTGTATTCAAAGGATTCCATTTTGGAG GTCCTCTCACGCCTTGCTCCTTTTGAAAGAGGAATATTTGAGGATTATGTTGCCAACTTTTGGTGTGCCTCTTCCATTATCTTCAAGTGGAAGAGATTATTTAGGTCAGAGTCACTGAGGATTCTCAGCTTAACTGCAACAGTTATAACTTGTCTTCCTTCAATGATTCAACAAATAAAATCTCCAAGTAACCGAGGTTTCCTCTATGGGCTGCTAAATTGTTCATTTGCGTTCTACTTGTTTTCTTTTCAAg TGCATGAGAAGTCCATTTTGCTGCCACTTCTTCCTGCAAGCCTGCTGGCTATGGAAGAGCCTTTTATTTTTAAGTGGTTCATGCAATTTGCCATGCTCTCCATGTTCCCTCTGATATGTCGCGACGGGTTGGTTGTTCCATACTTTGCTTTGCTTGCTCTCTTCATCCTGATATTCGACGCACCTGGTCAACAGAGAGTTAAAGAGGGCaattatttgtataattatttgGGTGCAACGACTGTACGCCTTGTTTTATTCTGCTATTTCATTCTTCACATAGTTTACTTGACCATGAATCCACCTGAGAAGTATCCTTTCCTTTTTGAAGCAATAATTATGAATGTGTGCTTCTCTCAGTTTGTGCTTGTAACTCTTGGCTGCAATATAAAGCAGTGGGTGTTGAATAAACCTACCAAATTAGAAGTAGACAAGAAGTTTATTTGA
- the LOC107496913 gene encoding PRA1 family protein B3 has product MSAPPTLPQSTNTAAAGSASQPPIATPAFRSFISRLSSSLRQGFSQRRPWTELADRSSFSKPESLTEAYSRIRKNFNYFRVNYVTLIVFAVAVSLITHPFSLLVLLGLLASWCFLYLFRPADQPVIFYGRTFNDKETLGLLTALTIFVVFLTSVGSLLISASMVGLAIVCAHGAFRMPED; this is encoded by the coding sequence ATGTCTGCCCCACCGACACTCCCCCAATCCACCAACACAGCCGCCGCAGGCTCTGCATCTCAGCCTCCCATAGCCACGCCTGCTTTTCGCTCCTTCATCTCCCGCCTGTCATCCTCTCTCCGCCAAGGCTTCTCCCAGCGCCGTCCGTGGACGGAGCTCGCCGATCGATCCTCCTTCTCGAAACCGGAATCCCTAACTGAAGCGTACTCAAGGATCCGCAAGAACTTCAACTACTTCCGCGTTAACTATGTAACCCTAATCGTGTTCGCGGTCGCGGTTTCGCTCATCACGCATCCGTTTTCGCTTCTCGTCCTCCTCGGACTCCTCGCGTCGTGGTGCTTCCTTTACCTCTTCCGCCCTGCAGACCAGCCGGTAATTTTCTATGGCCGCACCTTCAACGACAAGGAAACCCTAGGACTCCTCACCGCGCTCACCATCTTCGTCGTGTTCCTCACCAGCGTCGGGTCGCTCTTGATCTCGGCGTCGATGGTCGGATTGGCCATCGTGTGTGCTCACGGCGCGTTTAGAATGCCGGAAGAT